GTTTCGGCGTCATCGTCAAGCGTGCGTCGCGCCGGGAACGTTCGGCGGCCGGCCGGATCAGTTCCCTGGTCGCCGAGGGCGTCGCCAATGCGCCCGCCATCCAGGCCGCCGGTCAGCTCGATCGAGACCGGCGCAGGGTGGGGCGGCAGAGTCGACGATGGCGCGATGCCCGGATGTCGGAGATCCGTGCCGACGCCGCCTTCTCCGAGGCCGTCACCGTCGTCGAGGTGCTGTGCATGATCGCGGTAATCGTCCTCAGTGCCTGGCAGATATCAGCCGGCACAGCGGAACTGGGCACCCTCATCGCGCTGACCGGCTATCTCGGCTACCTGTACCCGCAGATCCAGACACTGGGCGGACTCGTCGTGGAGGTCACTGCGGCGACCGCGAGCGCCGAACGCGTCGCGCAGGTGCTGGATGCGCCGGTCGGCGTGGCCGAGACGCTCGACGGAGATGACGTGCCGCCGGGCCCGGTGGCGTCGGCGGTGAGCCTGACCCTGGACGGCGTCTCGTTCGCCTACCCGCAGACGGATTCGACGGTGCTCGACGACGTGCGGCTGGACATCGACGCCGGCGATCTCGTCGCCATCACCGGACCCAGCGGCGCCGGCAAGAGCACGTTGACGTACCTGCTGCTGCGGTTCTACGACCCCGACGCGGGCGCGATACTCCTGAACGGCAACGATATCCGGACCATGGACACCCCGACCCTGCGCGCACACATGTCGGTGCTCCAGCAGCGGCCGGCACTGATGAGCGGCACGATCGCCGAGAACATCGCGTTCGGACAGGCGGACGTCACGCGCGAGCAGATCGTCGCGGCTGCCGACCTGGCCGGCGCGACGCCGTTCATCCGGCGACTCCCCGGTGGCTTCGACGCCGAGGTGGTCGAACGCGGGGACAATCTCTCCGGTGGACAGCAACAACGAATAGCGTTGGCCCGAGCGTTCTTACGGGACGCACCCCTGCTGATCCTCGACGAGCCGACCACCGGGCTGGACGCCGAGACCGTCGGCGAGGTGCTGGAACCGCTCGCGAAGCTGGCGTCCTCCCGCACGACGGTGATGATCACCCACGATCCGCGTGTCCTGGCGATCGCGGACCGGCGGATCGAATTGCGCGACGGACGATTTCACACCGTGGTGCGGATCGCTTGAGCGAGGGCCGAACCGTCGCCTTCCCGGCGCGACTCGGCATCCGGAGAGATGCAACGAGCCCCTGCCGCGCGAGGCGGCAGGGGCT
The sequence above is drawn from the Gordonia rubripertincta genome and encodes:
- a CDS encoding ABC transporter ATP-binding protein — encoded protein: MHEVDETTADGQVPGHPTALSLRMAIRRFRPLLTGLRWRLAAAILCYLVHVATTVVTVAVFAHIVDDVLITGDLSALLDPLLVWIAASLIGAAASYAGAVLTGGVTEKLLLRLRDRLYVHTQRLAPHARHRFGTGDLVSRNTSDVEEVDSLLSSGAVTAAVAVVSLIVYAVAVFVTQWQLALAAAILAPLLWLIARRFGVIVKRASRRERSAAGRISSLVAEGVANAPAIQAAGQLDRDRRRVGRQSRRWRDARMSEIRADAAFSEAVTVVEVLCMIAVIVLSAWQISAGTAELGTLIALTGYLGYLYPQIQTLGGLVVEVTAATASAERVAQVLDAPVGVAETLDGDDVPPGPVASAVSLTLDGVSFAYPQTDSTVLDDVRLDIDAGDLVAITGPSGAGKSTLTYLLLRFYDPDAGAILLNGNDIRTMDTPTLRAHMSVLQQRPALMSGTIAENIAFGQADVTREQIVAAADLAGATPFIRRLPGGFDAEVVERGDNLSGGQQQRIALARAFLRDAPLLILDEPTTGLDAETVGEVLEPLAKLASSRTTVMITHDPRVLAIADRRIELRDGRFHTVVRIA